A stretch of Chelmon rostratus isolate fCheRos1 chromosome 18, fCheRos1.pri, whole genome shotgun sequence DNA encodes these proteins:
- the LOC121621687 gene encoding histone deacetylase 2, giving the protein MAYTTAGGTKKKVCYYYDGDIGNYYYGQGHPMKPHRIRMTHNLLLNYGLYRKMEIYRPHKATAEEMTKYHSDDYIKFLRSIRPDNMSEFSKQMQRFNVGEDCPVFDGLFEFCQLSAGGSAAGSVKLNRQQTDIAVNWAGGLHHAKKSEASGFCYVNDIVLAILELLKYHQRVLYIDIDIHHGDGVEEAFYTTDRVMTVSFHKYGEYFPGTGDLRDIGAGKGKYYAVNFPLRDGIDDESYEQIFKPVMAKVMEMYQPSAVVLQCGADSLSGDRLGCFNLTIRGHAKCVEYMKSFNLPLLMLGGGGYTIRNVARCWTYETAVALDTDIPDELPYNDYFEYFGPDFKLHISPSNMTNQNTQEYMDKIKQRLFENLRMLPHAPGVQMQAIPEDAVPDDTVDEDTEDPDKRLSIRATDKRIACDEEFSDSEDEGEGGRKNVANHKKGAKRPRVDEDKKEGEEKKTEIKEEEKTKDSSAEKTDSKSVKTEQTSSA; this is encoded by the exons ATGGCTTACACGACCGCGGGTGGGACTAAGAAGAAGGTCTGCTACTACTATGACG GTGACATAGGAAATTATTACTATGGACAAGGGCATCCCATGAAACCCCATCGAATCCGGATGACTCACAACCTGCTTCTGAACTATGGGCTGTACAGGAAAATGGAGATCTAT AGACCACACAAAGccacagcagaggagatgaCAAAATATCACAGTGATGACTACATCAAGTTCCTCCGGTCCATACGGCCAGACAACATGTCCGAGTTCAGCAAGCAGATGCAGCGCT TCAATGTTGGAGAGGACTGTCCCGTGTTCGATGGATTGTTTGAGTTCTGCCAGCTCTCTGCTGGTGGCTCTGCTG CTGGCTCAGTGAAATTAAACCGACAGCAGACCGACATCGCCGTGAACTGGGCCGGAGGACTTCACCATGCAAAGAAGTCTGAAGCCTCTGGATTCTGCTACGTTAATGACATCGTGCTGGCCATCTTGGAGCTGCTCAA GTACCACCAGAGGGTGCTGTACATAGACATTGACATCCACCATGGGGACGGAGTGGAGGAGGCCTTCTACACCACAGACAGGGTCATGACGGTGTCCTTCCATAAATACGGGGAGTACTTCCCTGGAACCGGAGACCTCAGG GATATTGGAGCAGGAAAAGGCAAATATTACGCCGTCAACTTCCCCCTGCGTGACGGAATTGATGATGAGTCATACGAGCAAATCTTCAAGCCT GTGATGGCTAAGGTGATGGAGATGTACCAGCCCAGTGCTGTGGTCCTTCAGTGCGGTGCAGACTCTCTGTCAGGAGACCGCCTCGGCTGCTTTAACCTCACCATCCGcg GCCATGCCAAGTGTGTGGAGTACATGAAGTCCTTCAACCTCCCGCTGCTCATGCTGGGCGGAGGAGGATACACCATCCGCAACGTGGCCCGCTGCTGGACCTACGAGACCGCCGTGGCTCTGGACACAGACATCCCCGATG AGCTGCCATACAATGACTACTTTGAGTACTTTGGGCCTGACTTCAAGCTGCACATCAGCCCCTCCAACATGACCAACCAGAACACGCAGGAGTACATGGACAAGATCAA GCAGCGTCTGTTCGAGAACCTGCGGATGCTGCCTCACGCTCCTGGAGTGCAGATGCAGGCCATCCCAGAGGACGCTGTCCCAGACGACACCGTGGACGAGGACACAGAGGATCCTGACAAACGCCTGTCCA TCCGGGCCACAGATAAGAGGATAGCCTGCGATGAAGAGTTCTCGGACTCTGAGGAtgagggggagggaggcaggaaaaACGTGGCCAATCACAAGAAGGGTGCAAAAAGGCCCAGAGTCGACGAGGacaagaaggaaggagaggagaagaaaactG agataaaagaggaagagaaaacaaaggacagCAGTGCAGAGAAGACTGACTCAAAAAG TGTGAAGACCGAGCAGACCAGCAGTGCCTGA
- the LOC121621933 gene encoding heparan sulfate glucosamine 3-O-sulfotransferase 5, translating into MLFKQQALLRQKLFVLGSLAIGSVLYLVARVGTLDRLQPICPIESRLPPPEPEQIPLRTLQFKRGLLHELRKGNATKEQIRLHNLVQQLPRAIIIGVRKGGTRALLEMLNLHPAVVKASQEIHFFDNDQNYARGIDWYREKMPFSFPHQITIEKSPAYFITEEVPERIFKMNSSIKLLIIVREPTTRAVSDYTQVLEGKERKNKTYHKFEKLAIDSNTCEVNTKYKAVRTSIYTKHLERWLKYFPVEQFHIVDGDRLITDPLPELQLVERFLNLPSRISQYNLYFNATRGFYCLRFNIVFNKCLAGSKGRIHPEVDPSVVTKLQKFFHPFNQKFYQITGRTFHWP; encoded by the exons ATGCTATTCAAACAGCAGGCATTGCTGAGACAGAAGCTCTTCGTTCTGGGCAGCCTCGCTATCGGAAGTGTCCTCTATCTCGTGGCCAGGGTTGGGACCTTGGATAG gcTACAGCCCATCTGCCCAATTGAGAGCAGACTGCCCCCTCCTGAGCCAGAGCAAATCCCTCTCCGTACTCTGCAGTTTAAGCGTGGCCTGCTCCATGAACTGCGCAAGGGCAATGCCACCAAAGAGCAAATCCGCCTGCACAACCTGGTCCAGCAGCTGCCTCGGGCCATCATCATCGGGGTGCGCAAAGGGGGCACCCGCGCCCTGCTGGAGATGCTCAACCTGCATCCGGCAGTGGTCAAGGCCTCGCAGGAGATCCACTTCTTTGACAATGACCAAAACTATGCCCGGGGCATCGACTGGTACAGAGAGAAAATGCCCTTCTCCTTCCCTCATCAGATTACCATTGAGAAGAGCCCTGCCTACTTCATCACAGAGGAGGTCCCCGAACGCATCTTCAAGATGAATTCCTCGATCAAGCTGCTGATCATCGTCCGCGAGCCCACCACCAGAGCTGTGTCCGACTACACGCAAGTGCTGGAGGGCAAGGAGCGCAAAAACAAGACCTACCACAAGTTTGAGAAGCTGGCCATCGACTCCAACACCTGCGAGGTGAACACGAAGTACAAAGCGGTGCGGACCAGCATCTACACCAAACACTTGGAGCGCTGGCTGAAGTACTTTCCCGTGGAGCAGTTCCACATCGTGGACGGGGACCGCCTCATCACAGACCCGCTGCCGGAGCTGCAGCTCGTCGAGCGTTTCCTCAACCTCCCCTCGAGGATCAGTCAGTACAACCTGTACTTCAATGCCACCAGGGGATTTTACTGTCTGCGATTTAACATTGTCTTCAACAAGTGCCTGGCAGGCAGCAAAGGCCGCATCCATCCAGAGGTGGACCCATCAGTGGTGACTAAACTGCAGAAGTTCTTTCACCCCTTCAATCAGAAGTTTTACCAGATCACTGGTAGGACATTCCACTGGCCATGA